A region from the Misgurnus anguillicaudatus chromosome 7, ASM2758022v2, whole genome shotgun sequence genome encodes:
- the LOC129417104 gene encoding kinesin-like protein KIF20B isoform X1 produces MMESGLKDETVRPEMIAVEDLKRNLSSEFSECSDFQDSVDLEKEHLKVYLRIRPFSATEIENGESQDCVAMQPPETVLLKAPRTSLSARLSDKSVPVTAQRFQFSKVYGPDTTQKEMFDGTVKSLVQHVLEGQNSLVFTYGVTNAGKTFTFLGPDNDPGILPRSLNMIFGSLEGRIFNQMCLKPQRCRDFIRLTKKQENEEEITKRNLLKLFKETDAQKNSSGQSSKSDLEDGSSLCDISTGANEKSLALDMDIHTKFSVWVSFYEIYNENIHDLLEQQANNASRRINLRLCQDVKGNSFIKDLKWVQVSSADEAFKVMKLGKRNQSISSTKLNLLSSRSHSIFSVRILKVEDVGIPRVESVSELALCDLAGSERCAKTQNIGDRLKEAGNINTSLLSLGKCINALRNSQQSRQHVPFRESKLTHYLQGYFTGRGKACMIVNINQCASMYDETLNVLKFSAVAQKVVVLTPIAVPVVVKRSAREVSFIINNVDRRQLRRSSLVGWDPSLEDVQEDSDTEEEDEEQSEVENTILDTEEEGKETVLLDKEIYEYVKAQLQFIEEIQQQLRKEKAEHLTLEARVREEITKEFSELISQMQEDYSERISRERELIEERCERRLEIFKNLVGKTVTEDDRVDSTGTKSEEETHVSLDSMLDSISTDLVGIREDAQAAQSCLVTSDPSVTLHDLEKKVTELSKQLSEAQSHLSLKTHELETQSQLSDELEEMKKTLESHKQRQSELSEICSQKDEIISELQKALDHHVESTAKDRSLIDSIKKEIIHLKTSHCTCSEQRPSSRFESRKRRQEGEGLDGQPPLKKGPLEASTVQEDTGDNGSQDSAHLEVKGQLECCHIESRQKDKRITDLEQECHTLKVCIEELKSKLEETSLDEHFQHEKDYKSKTKLASVETKPMMKVMDQSNLKAEVVSMETSHSNTTLLESVYQELATAKSLITKQDHEMGEKNKLIKTLEQEITLLKQEVENFAVLQRDFKLCREELTATQQERDRKYERIKILENQLNKLHSTSSENLSAANNNLNNVNSEVTTLHGVIAELEEKVKCLQKEKEDRDMGIAQNKAGPINQLKNPNDVVSKNKELNDQINFTQEANLVEKEKALALKEAQLSALQKSLKEAQERLEEEETQAVQEARKREVERRRELLAVAEEAIAQKDAELQKRQEEINRLKEEIKTSEQKVNSLTVDLRRKDDDSSDIREKLCDSKKQIQQVQKEISSMRDSEKSLRLKLSDLEKIKLQLQNEIASRDRVIQQLKAERSSNSKSEEHLLLHQKASNDLQERERVIEDMRLALTEQEETQTQLDLELENREAQINELTRELERWREMIPDQCNRRVPRPASDDLVQTRQERDQAQESLHLANEKHLAERRKWMEEKLVLIGQAKEAEERRNQDMRRFADDRERHVRQQTEMESLAAQLSAREKEMESWRKERDALVSALEVQLKKLIMSNAEKDKQIQILQSTNTPQTPEVNEDSQVEALQAELDAKDAEIQKLREPSRVNVLESRHSSTQTMEAEFSDAKPLNSSTFKYTGRTRGSVTSQSSSGSCPLVLDSSEISTDMGRRSRFPRPELEISFSPLQPDRFALKRQGEDSAVTVKIPRTTRKRKSGEMEKRKGGRSSVVKKKHFSEHKPQDGLENENVRNTRTRNTPCLTPHKEEPANSQESNSGHKGKKDKTLQKIGDFLQGSPTFLGSKAKRIMGLMSGKSPDGGGASLKLKDKRIKRKHDRPDISSPMDIPAHQIIGRNPEGKESENLIKKRLRTRTGK; encoded by the exons ATGATGGAGTCGGGGCTAAAGGATGAAACGGTAAGACCTGAGATGATAGCAGTGGAAGATCTAAAGAGAAATTTATCATCCGAGTTCAGTGAGTGTTCCGATTTCCAG GATTCGGTTGACCTGGAGAAGGAACATTTGAAGGTCTATCTCAGGATAAGACCATTTTCAGCAACTGAGATTGAGAATGGAGAATCACAG GACTGTGTGGCCATGCAGCCTCCAGAGACTGTGCTTTTAAAAGCACCACGAACATCGCTCTCTGCCAGACTCAGTGATAAATCAGTTCCTGTTACAGCTCAACGTTTCCAGTTCTCTAAG GTTTATGGTCCAGACACAACGCAGAAGGAGATGTTTGATGGTACAGTGAAGAGCCTTGTCCAGCATGTGCTTGAAGGACAGAATTCTCTGGTGTTTACATACGGTGTTACTAATGCAGGGAAGACCTTCACCTTTTTAG GTCCAGATAATGATCCAGGCATCCTGCCTCGTTCCCTCAACATGATCTTTGGCAGTTTAGAGGGCCGCATTTTTAACCAGATGTGCCTGAAACCTCAAAGGTGCAGAGATTTTATCAGGCTGACCAAAAAACAGGAAAACGAAGAAGAAATCACCAAGCGTAATCTACTTAAGCTCTTCAAAGAG ACGGATGCTCAGAAAAACTCATCTGGCCAAAGCTCAAAATCTGATCTTGAGG ATGGTTCTTCTTTGTGTGATATTAGCACTGGAGCGAATGAGAAAAGTTTGGCTCTGGACATGGACATTCACACTAAGTTTTCTGTTTGGGTTTCGTTCTATGAAATCTACAACGAGAACATTCACGATTTGCTGGAACAGCAAGCGAACAACGCCTCACGTAGAATAAACCTCCGTCTTTGTCAGGACGTCAAAGGCAACTCATTTATCAAAG ATCTGAAGTGGGTGCAGGTGAGCAGTGCTGATGAAGCATTTAAAGTGATGAAACTGGGCAAGAGGAATCAGAGTATCTCCAGCACTAAACTCAACCTTCTCTCCAGCAGAAG TCACAGTATTTTCTCAGTCCGGATTCTGAAAGTTGAGGATGTGGGAATACCCAGAGTGGAGTCAGTCAGCGA GTTGGCACTGTGTGATCTGGCCGGATCCGAACGGTGTGCTAAAACCCAAAATATAGGTGATCGTCTGAAAGAGGCAGGAAACATCAACACCTCACTGCTTAGCCTGGGAAAATGCATCAATGCACTTCGAAATAGCCAACAGTCTAG ACAGCACGTTCCGTTTCGAGAGAGTAAACTCACTCACTATCTGCAGGGCTATTTCACTGGCCGAGGTAAAGCCTGCATGATTGTAAATATTAACCAATGCGCATCCATGTATGATGAAACACTCAACGTACTCAAGTTCTCTGCTGTGGCACAGAAG GTGGTGGTCCTCACCCCCATTGCTGTACCAGTGGTGGTGAAAAGGAGTGCCAGAGAAGTGTCCTTCATCATCAATAATGTTGATCGCCGGCAACTGCGACGCAGCTCACTGGTGGGTTGGGACCCCAGCCTTGAGGATGTCCAGGAAGATTCTGACACTGAGGAGGAAGATGAAGAGCAAAGCGAAGTGGAGAACACTATACTGGACACTGAAGAGGAGGGGAAAGAAACAGTCCTGCTTGATAAAGAGATTTATGAG tatgtaaagGCCCAGCTGCAGTTTATAGAGGAGATTCAGCAGCAATTGAGGAAAGAGAAAGCCGAACACTTGACTCTCGAGGCACGTGTTCGAGAAGAAATCACAAAAGAATTCTCTGAGCTCATCTCCCAGATGCAGGAGGATTACAG TGAGCGCATATCCAGAGAGCGGGAGTTAATTGAGGAACGGTGCGAACGAAGATTGGAAATTTTCAAAAACCTAGTGGGAAAAACAGTCACGGAAGATGACCGTGTGGATTCAACAGGGACGAAATCAGAG gAGGAGACCCATGTATCTCTGGACAGCATGCTTGACTCTATTAGTACTGACCTGGTTGGAATCAGAGAAGATGCCCAGGCTGCCCAGTCCTGCCTGGTGACCTCTGACCCCTCTGTGACACTACATGACCTTGAGAAAAAGGTCACTGAACTCTCAAAACAGCTCAGTGAGGCTCAGAGTCACCTGTCACTCAAAACACACG AGCTGGAGACCCAGAGTCAACTGTCAGATGAACTGGAAGAGATGAAGAAG ACTCTGGAGAGCCACAAGCAAAGACAATCGGAGCTAAGTGAAATCTGCAGCCAGAAAGACGAGATCATCTCCGAACTCCAAAAAGCTTTGGACCATCATGTAGAAAGTACTGCTAAGGAT AGATCTCTGATCGACTCCATCAAAAAGGAGATTATCCATCTCAAGACATCTCATTGCACATGTTCAGAACAGAGGCCCAGCTCACGGTTCGAAAGCAGAAAGCGACGTCAAGAGGGGGAGGGGCTTGATGGGCAGCCCCCTCTCAAGAAAG GTCCCCTGGAGGCCTCCACAGTCCAAGAAGACACTGGAGATAATGGGTCTCAAGACTCCGCCCACCTTGAGGTCAAAGGTCAGCTTGAATGTTGTCATATTGAATCGAGACAGAAAGATAAGCGGATCACAGATCTGGAGCAGGAATGCCACACTTTGAAAGTCTGCATTGAGGAGTTAAAGTCAAAGCTGGAGGAAACAAGTTTAGATGAGCATTTTCAACACGAGAAGGATTACAAAAGCAAAACAAAGCTAGCATCTGTGGAGACCAAACCTATGATGAAAGTAATGGATCAAAGCAATTTGAAGGCAGAGGTTGTATCCATGGAGACAAGCCACAGCAACACTACACTTTTAGAAAGTGTTTATCAAGAACTGGCCACTGCGAAGTCTCTAATAACTAAGCAGGATCATGAAATGGGAGAAAAGAACAAACTTATTAAAACACTTGAACAGGAAATTACActactgaaacaggaagttgaaAATTTTGCAGTGCTGCAGAGGGACTTCAAGCTTTGTCGTGAGGAGTTGACAGCCACACAACAGGAGAGGGATAGAAAATATGAGAGAATAAAGATCCTGGAAAACCAACTAAATAAGCTTCATTCCACTTCCTCTGAAAACCTATCAGCTGCTAATAATAACCTTAATAACGTTAACTCTGAAGTCACAACCCTTCATGGGGTCATAGCTGAGCTGGAGGAGAAGGTCAAATGCCTTCAAAAAGAGAAAGAAGACAGAGACATGGGGATAGCACAAAATAAAGCGGGGCCAATCAACCAGCTGAAGAACCCTAATGATGTTGTATCTAAAAACAAGGAGCTTAATGATCAGATCAATTTCACACAGGAGGCCAATCTGGTAGAGAAGGAGAAAGCCCTAGCGTTAAAAGAGGCTCAGCTCTCAGCACTGCAGAAGAGTCTCAAAGAAGCTCAGGAGCGTCTGGAAGAAGAGGAGACGCAAGCGGTGCAGGAGGCTCGCAAGAGGGAGGTGGAGAGGAGGAGAGAGCTGTTGGCTGTGGCAGAGGAGGCCATTGCTCAGAAAGATGCAGAACTGCAGAAGAGACAAGAAGAGATTAACCG GTTGAAGGAAGAGATTAAAACTAGCGAGCAAAAGGTGAACAGTCTGACAGTCGACCTGCGCAGGAAAGATGATGATTCATCAGATATTCGAGAGAAACTTTGCGACTCAAAAAAGCAGATACAGCAGGTGCAGAAAGAG ATCTCTTCAATGCGCGATTCAGAAAAATCTTTAAGACTGAAGCTCAGCGATTTAGAAAAGATTAAATTGCAACTTCAGAATGAGATCGCGAGCAGGGACCGTGTCATCCAACAGCTGAAAGCC GAACGATCTTCAAATTCCAAATCAGAAGAACATCTGTTACTCCATCAAAAAGCATCTAATG ATTTGCAGGAGCGTGAGCGTGTTATAGAAGACATGCGTTTGGCTCTGACAGAACAGGAAGAAACGCAGACACAGTTGGATCTGGAGTTAGAAAACAGAGAGGCTCAGATAAATGAGCTCACACGGG AGCTGGAGAGATGGAGAGAAATGATCCCCGACCAGTGTAACAGGAGAGTTCCCAGACCCGCCTCTGATGACCTTGTACAGACCAGACAAGAGAGAGATCAAGCCCAGGAGAGCTTACAC TTGGCTAATGAGAAGCACCTGGCAGAGCGCAGGAAGTGGATGGAGGAGAAATTGGTTCTGATTGGTCAAGCTAAAGAAGCTGAGGAAAGAAGGAACCAGGACATGAGACGATTTGCTGACGATCGGGAACGGCATGTCCGGCAGCAGACCGAAATG GAGTCTCTGGCCGCACAACTTTCAGCTCGTGAGAAAGAGATGGAAAGTTGGAGAAAGGAGAGAGACGCGCTTGTCTCAGCTCTTGAGGTTCAGCTAAAGAAGCTCATCATGTCCAATGCTGAGAAAGATAAACAGATCCAGATCCTACAGTCCACTAACACCCCCCAGACACCAGAG GTCAATGAGGACAGCCAAGTAGAGGCACTACAAGCAGAGCTGGATGCAAAAGATGCAGAGATCCAGAAACTGAGAGAACCATCCAGGGTCAATGTCTTGGAGAGCAGACACTCATCCACGCAG ACAATGGAAGCAGAGTTCTCTGATGCAAAGCCTTTGAATAGCAGTACATTCAAATACACTGGCAGGACCAGAGGATCCGTCACCAGCCAG AGTTCATCTGGTAGCTGTCCGTTGGTGCTAGATTCATCAGAGATTTCCACGGATATGGGGAGACGATCTAGGTTTCCGCGGCCCGAGCTGGAAATTTCCTTCAGCCCACTACAACCGGATCGTTTTGCTCTCAAGCGGCAGGGAGAGGACTCAGCAGTCACTGTTAAAATTCCCCGAACCACACGCAAGAGGAAGAGCGGAGAGATGGAGAAG
- the LOC129417104 gene encoding kinesin-like protein KIF20B isoform X3 gives MMESGLKDETVRPEMIAVEDLKRNLSSEFSECSDFQDSVDLEKEHLKVYLRIRPFSATEIENGESQDCVAMQPPETVLLKAPRTSLSARLSDKSVPVTAQRFQFSKVYGPDTTQKEMFDGTVKSLVQHVLEGQNSLVFTYGVTNAGKTFTFLGPDNDPGILPRSLNMIFGSLEGRIFNQMCLKPQRCRDFIRLTKKQENEEEITKRNLLKLFKETDAQKNSSGQSSKSDLEDGSSLCDISTGANEKSLALDMDIHTKFSVWVSFYEIYNENIHDLLEQQANNASRRINLRLCQDVKGNSFIKDLKWVQVSSADEAFKVMKLGKRNQSISSTKLNLLSSRSHSIFSVRILKVEDVGIPRVESVSELALCDLAGSERCAKTQNIGDRLKEAGNINTSLLSLGKCINALRNSQQSRQHVPFRESKLTHYLQGYFTGRGKACMIVNINQCASMYDETLNVLKFSAVAQKVVVLTPIAVPVVVKRSAREVSFIINNVDRRQLRRSSLVGWDPSLEDVQEDSDTEEEDEEQSEVENTILDTEEEGKETVLLDKEIYEAQLQFIEEIQQQLRKEKAEHLTLEARVREEITKEFSELISQMQEDYSERISRERELIEERCERRLEIFKNLVGKTVTEDDRVDSTGTKSEEETHVSLDSMLDSISTDLVGIREDAQAAQSCLVTSDPSVTLHDLEKKVTELSKQLSEAQSHLSLKTHELETQSQLSDELEEMKKTLESHKQRQSELSEICSQKDEIISELQKALDHHVESTAKDRSLIDSIKKEIIHLKTSHCTCSEQRPSSRFESRKRRQEGEGLDGQPPLKKGPLEASTVQEDTGDNGSQDSAHLEVKGQLECCHIESRQKDKRITDLEQECHTLKVCIEELKSKLEETSLDEHFQHEKDYKSKTKLASVETKPMMKVMDQSNLKAEVVSMETSHSNTTLLESVYQELATAKSLITKQDHEMGEKNKLIKTLEQEITLLKQEVENFAVLQRDFKLCREELTATQQERDRKYERIKILENQLNKLHSTSSENLSAANNNLNNVNSEVTTLHGVIAELEEKVKCLQKEKEDRDMGIAQNKAGPINQLKNPNDVVSKNKELNDQINFTQEANLVEKEKALALKEAQLSALQKSLKEAQERLEEEETQAVQEARKREVERRRELLAVAEEAIAQKDAELQKRQEEINRLKEEIKTSEQKVNSLTVDLRRKDDDSSDIREKLCDSKKQIQQVQKEISSMRDSEKSLRLKLSDLEKIKLQLQNEIASRDRVIQQLKAERSSNSKSEEHLLLHQKASNDLQERERVIEDMRLALTEQEETQTQLDLELENREAQINELTRELERWREMIPDQCNRRVPRPASDDLVQTRQERDQAQESLHLANEKHLAERRKWMEEKLVLIGQAKEAEERRNQDMRRFADDRERHVRQQTEMESLAAQLSAREKEMESWRKERDALVSALEVQLKKLIMSNAEKDKQIQILQSTNTPQTPEVNEDSQVEALQAELDAKDAEIQKLREPSRVNVLESRHSSTQTMEAEFSDAKPLNSSTFKYTGRTRGSVTSQSSSGSCPLVLDSSEISTDMGRRSRFPRPELEISFSPLQPDRFALKRQGEDSAVTVKIPRTTRKRKSGEMEKRKGGRSSVVKKKHFSEHKPQDGLENENVRNTRTRNTPCLTPHKEEPANSQESNSGHKGKKDKTLQKIGDFLQGSPTFLGSKAKRIMGLMSGKSPDGGGASLKLKDKRIKRKHDRPDISSPMDIPAHQIIGRNPEGKESENLIKKRLRTRTGK, from the exons ATGATGGAGTCGGGGCTAAAGGATGAAACGGTAAGACCTGAGATGATAGCAGTGGAAGATCTAAAGAGAAATTTATCATCCGAGTTCAGTGAGTGTTCCGATTTCCAG GATTCGGTTGACCTGGAGAAGGAACATTTGAAGGTCTATCTCAGGATAAGACCATTTTCAGCAACTGAGATTGAGAATGGAGAATCACAG GACTGTGTGGCCATGCAGCCTCCAGAGACTGTGCTTTTAAAAGCACCACGAACATCGCTCTCTGCCAGACTCAGTGATAAATCAGTTCCTGTTACAGCTCAACGTTTCCAGTTCTCTAAG GTTTATGGTCCAGACACAACGCAGAAGGAGATGTTTGATGGTACAGTGAAGAGCCTTGTCCAGCATGTGCTTGAAGGACAGAATTCTCTGGTGTTTACATACGGTGTTACTAATGCAGGGAAGACCTTCACCTTTTTAG GTCCAGATAATGATCCAGGCATCCTGCCTCGTTCCCTCAACATGATCTTTGGCAGTTTAGAGGGCCGCATTTTTAACCAGATGTGCCTGAAACCTCAAAGGTGCAGAGATTTTATCAGGCTGACCAAAAAACAGGAAAACGAAGAAGAAATCACCAAGCGTAATCTACTTAAGCTCTTCAAAGAG ACGGATGCTCAGAAAAACTCATCTGGCCAAAGCTCAAAATCTGATCTTGAGG ATGGTTCTTCTTTGTGTGATATTAGCACTGGAGCGAATGAGAAAAGTTTGGCTCTGGACATGGACATTCACACTAAGTTTTCTGTTTGGGTTTCGTTCTATGAAATCTACAACGAGAACATTCACGATTTGCTGGAACAGCAAGCGAACAACGCCTCACGTAGAATAAACCTCCGTCTTTGTCAGGACGTCAAAGGCAACTCATTTATCAAAG ATCTGAAGTGGGTGCAGGTGAGCAGTGCTGATGAAGCATTTAAAGTGATGAAACTGGGCAAGAGGAATCAGAGTATCTCCAGCACTAAACTCAACCTTCTCTCCAGCAGAAG TCACAGTATTTTCTCAGTCCGGATTCTGAAAGTTGAGGATGTGGGAATACCCAGAGTGGAGTCAGTCAGCGA GTTGGCACTGTGTGATCTGGCCGGATCCGAACGGTGTGCTAAAACCCAAAATATAGGTGATCGTCTGAAAGAGGCAGGAAACATCAACACCTCACTGCTTAGCCTGGGAAAATGCATCAATGCACTTCGAAATAGCCAACAGTCTAG ACAGCACGTTCCGTTTCGAGAGAGTAAACTCACTCACTATCTGCAGGGCTATTTCACTGGCCGAGGTAAAGCCTGCATGATTGTAAATATTAACCAATGCGCATCCATGTATGATGAAACACTCAACGTACTCAAGTTCTCTGCTGTGGCACAGAAG GTGGTGGTCCTCACCCCCATTGCTGTACCAGTGGTGGTGAAAAGGAGTGCCAGAGAAGTGTCCTTCATCATCAATAATGTTGATCGCCGGCAACTGCGACGCAGCTCACTGGTGGGTTGGGACCCCAGCCTTGAGGATGTCCAGGAAGATTCTGACACTGAGGAGGAAGATGAAGAGCAAAGCGAAGTGGAGAACACTATACTGGACACTGAAGAGGAGGGGAAAGAAACAGTCCTGCTTGATAAAGAGATTTATGAG GCCCAGCTGCAGTTTATAGAGGAGATTCAGCAGCAATTGAGGAAAGAGAAAGCCGAACACTTGACTCTCGAGGCACGTGTTCGAGAAGAAATCACAAAAGAATTCTCTGAGCTCATCTCCCAGATGCAGGAGGATTACAG TGAGCGCATATCCAGAGAGCGGGAGTTAATTGAGGAACGGTGCGAACGAAGATTGGAAATTTTCAAAAACCTAGTGGGAAAAACAGTCACGGAAGATGACCGTGTGGATTCAACAGGGACGAAATCAGAG gAGGAGACCCATGTATCTCTGGACAGCATGCTTGACTCTATTAGTACTGACCTGGTTGGAATCAGAGAAGATGCCCAGGCTGCCCAGTCCTGCCTGGTGACCTCTGACCCCTCTGTGACACTACATGACCTTGAGAAAAAGGTCACTGAACTCTCAAAACAGCTCAGTGAGGCTCAGAGTCACCTGTCACTCAAAACACACG AGCTGGAGACCCAGAGTCAACTGTCAGATGAACTGGAAGAGATGAAGAAG ACTCTGGAGAGCCACAAGCAAAGACAATCGGAGCTAAGTGAAATCTGCAGCCAGAAAGACGAGATCATCTCCGAACTCCAAAAAGCTTTGGACCATCATGTAGAAAGTACTGCTAAGGAT AGATCTCTGATCGACTCCATCAAAAAGGAGATTATCCATCTCAAGACATCTCATTGCACATGTTCAGAACAGAGGCCCAGCTCACGGTTCGAAAGCAGAAAGCGACGTCAAGAGGGGGAGGGGCTTGATGGGCAGCCCCCTCTCAAGAAAG GTCCCCTGGAGGCCTCCACAGTCCAAGAAGACACTGGAGATAATGGGTCTCAAGACTCCGCCCACCTTGAGGTCAAAGGTCAGCTTGAATGTTGTCATATTGAATCGAGACAGAAAGATAAGCGGATCACAGATCTGGAGCAGGAATGCCACACTTTGAAAGTCTGCATTGAGGAGTTAAAGTCAAAGCTGGAGGAAACAAGTTTAGATGAGCATTTTCAACACGAGAAGGATTACAAAAGCAAAACAAAGCTAGCATCTGTGGAGACCAAACCTATGATGAAAGTAATGGATCAAAGCAATTTGAAGGCAGAGGTTGTATCCATGGAGACAAGCCACAGCAACACTACACTTTTAGAAAGTGTTTATCAAGAACTGGCCACTGCGAAGTCTCTAATAACTAAGCAGGATCATGAAATGGGAGAAAAGAACAAACTTATTAAAACACTTGAACAGGAAATTACActactgaaacaggaagttgaaAATTTTGCAGTGCTGCAGAGGGACTTCAAGCTTTGTCGTGAGGAGTTGACAGCCACACAACAGGAGAGGGATAGAAAATATGAGAGAATAAAGATCCTGGAAAACCAACTAAATAAGCTTCATTCCACTTCCTCTGAAAACCTATCAGCTGCTAATAATAACCTTAATAACGTTAACTCTGAAGTCACAACCCTTCATGGGGTCATAGCTGAGCTGGAGGAGAAGGTCAAATGCCTTCAAAAAGAGAAAGAAGACAGAGACATGGGGATAGCACAAAATAAAGCGGGGCCAATCAACCAGCTGAAGAACCCTAATGATGTTGTATCTAAAAACAAGGAGCTTAATGATCAGATCAATTTCACACAGGAGGCCAATCTGGTAGAGAAGGAGAAAGCCCTAGCGTTAAAAGAGGCTCAGCTCTCAGCACTGCAGAAGAGTCTCAAAGAAGCTCAGGAGCGTCTGGAAGAAGAGGAGACGCAAGCGGTGCAGGAGGCTCGCAAGAGGGAGGTGGAGAGGAGGAGAGAGCTGTTGGCTGTGGCAGAGGAGGCCATTGCTCAGAAAGATGCAGAACTGCAGAAGAGACAAGAAGAGATTAACCG GTTGAAGGAAGAGATTAAAACTAGCGAGCAAAAGGTGAACAGTCTGACAGTCGACCTGCGCAGGAAAGATGATGATTCATCAGATATTCGAGAGAAACTTTGCGACTCAAAAAAGCAGATACAGCAGGTGCAGAAAGAG ATCTCTTCAATGCGCGATTCAGAAAAATCTTTAAGACTGAAGCTCAGCGATTTAGAAAAGATTAAATTGCAACTTCAGAATGAGATCGCGAGCAGGGACCGTGTCATCCAACAGCTGAAAGCC GAACGATCTTCAAATTCCAAATCAGAAGAACATCTGTTACTCCATCAAAAAGCATCTAATG ATTTGCAGGAGCGTGAGCGTGTTATAGAAGACATGCGTTTGGCTCTGACAGAACAGGAAGAAACGCAGACACAGTTGGATCTGGAGTTAGAAAACAGAGAGGCTCAGATAAATGAGCTCACACGGG AGCTGGAGAGATGGAGAGAAATGATCCCCGACCAGTGTAACAGGAGAGTTCCCAGACCCGCCTCTGATGACCTTGTACAGACCAGACAAGAGAGAGATCAAGCCCAGGAGAGCTTACAC TTGGCTAATGAGAAGCACCTGGCAGAGCGCAGGAAGTGGATGGAGGAGAAATTGGTTCTGATTGGTCAAGCTAAAGAAGCTGAGGAAAGAAGGAACCAGGACATGAGACGATTTGCTGACGATCGGGAACGGCATGTCCGGCAGCAGACCGAAATG GAGTCTCTGGCCGCACAACTTTCAGCTCGTGAGAAAGAGATGGAAAGTTGGAGAAAGGAGAGAGACGCGCTTGTCTCAGCTCTTGAGGTTCAGCTAAAGAAGCTCATCATGTCCAATGCTGAGAAAGATAAACAGATCCAGATCCTACAGTCCACTAACACCCCCCAGACACCAGAG GTCAATGAGGACAGCCAAGTAGAGGCACTACAAGCAGAGCTGGATGCAAAAGATGCAGAGATCCAGAAACTGAGAGAACCATCCAGGGTCAATGTCTTGGAGAGCAGACACTCATCCACGCAG ACAATGGAAGCAGAGTTCTCTGATGCAAAGCCTTTGAATAGCAGTACATTCAAATACACTGGCAGGACCAGAGGATCCGTCACCAGCCAG AGTTCATCTGGTAGCTGTCCGTTGGTGCTAGATTCATCAGAGATTTCCACGGATATGGGGAGACGATCTAGGTTTCCGCGGCCCGAGCTGGAAATTTCCTTCAGCCCACTACAACCGGATCGTTTTGCTCTCAAGCGGCAGGGAGAGGACTCAGCAGTCACTGTTAAAATTCCCCGAACCACACGCAAGAGGAAGAGCGGAGAGATGGAGAAG